Proteins encoded within one genomic window of uncultured Draconibacterium sp.:
- a CDS encoding ABC transporter ATP-binding protein encodes MADNRFIVRSFGLFFNYKPIQLVLLFLISLLLGFSQGISIVLLIPLLGLLSPETATDTGNKWADFADVIFSKLEIEVNLSIVLSVFAFSLIAIAVLTYFQSTIQAAYQQEFSFHIRKQLFKKLITSDWSFLNGKSKHSHIQVLTTEIPKMTTYYYFYLGLTSKTIFILTHVFLAAAISMKFTFFVVITGLLVFVLLQKYLKKAIMLGAGNIQAFRKMLKQIDDFWLTVKMAKVHNSEKFYFKKFEEANMQMLDYQYSQLKNRAIPQFLFSIAGIAVLIAVVFFAFRVFLLPMTFLFVLILLFARIFPQFSGLNNDLNMLVSNVESVKLILNMDKEMEEGEFCKKRNGAITIENEITINRLNFGYVQGKTIFTDFSARIKANEITGIIGKSGCGKTTLIDIIAGLQNTATGIITIDGKNLTEGLLPQWRNSLGYLPQDSFFVDGTIRDNLIWDSSKCLTNSQIYDILKQVNADGLVRQQSSGLNTSIANYAYHFSGGERQRLALARVLIREPKLLLLDEATSALDPKTEKQIMEHLVKLKKQITIVFVTHRHNLKYYFDNVIDFDSINKSFC; translated from the coding sequence ATGGCTGACAACCGGTTTATCGTACGGAGTTTCGGCTTGTTTTTTAACTACAAGCCTATCCAATTGGTGTTGCTTTTCCTGATTTCGCTGTTGTTGGGCTTTTCGCAGGGAATTTCGATTGTTTTGCTAATACCTCTGCTTGGATTATTGTCCCCTGAAACAGCAACAGACACAGGCAACAAATGGGCTGATTTTGCCGATGTAATTTTCAGCAAATTAGAGATCGAAGTGAACCTTTCCATCGTCCTTTCGGTTTTTGCTTTTTCATTAATTGCAATTGCAGTTTTAACATACTTTCAATCCACCATCCAGGCCGCTTACCAGCAGGAGTTTTCATTCCATATAAGGAAACAGCTGTTTAAAAAATTGATTACCAGCGATTGGTCTTTCCTGAACGGGAAAAGCAAACACAGCCATATTCAGGTGCTTACCACCGAAATCCCTAAAATGACGACTTATTATTACTTCTATCTGGGACTGACATCGAAAACAATTTTTATCCTTACCCACGTGTTCTTGGCAGCTGCCATATCAATGAAATTCACATTTTTTGTTGTGATTACAGGTCTGCTCGTTTTTGTACTGCTCCAAAAATATCTGAAAAAAGCAATCATGTTGGGAGCAGGGAACATACAGGCTTTCAGGAAAATGCTAAAACAAATCGATGATTTTTGGCTGACTGTAAAAATGGCGAAAGTGCACAACTCGGAAAAGTTTTATTTTAAGAAATTTGAAGAAGCGAATATGCAAATGCTTGATTATCAATATAGTCAGTTAAAAAACAGGGCAATACCCCAGTTCTTGTTTTCAATTGCAGGGATAGCTGTACTGATTGCCGTTGTTTTTTTTGCTTTTCGTGTATTCCTGCTTCCTATGACCTTTTTATTTGTGCTTATCCTCCTATTTGCACGGATATTTCCGCAGTTTTCGGGACTAAATAACGACCTGAATATGCTCGTGTCGAATGTAGAATCGGTAAAGCTGATACTGAACATGGACAAAGAAATGGAAGAAGGGGAATTCTGCAAGAAAAGGAATGGAGCAATTACAATTGAAAACGAAATAACCATTAACCGGTTGAATTTCGGATACGTTCAGGGAAAAACTATTTTTACTGATTTCTCGGCAAGAATCAAGGCGAATGAGATTACCGGTATCATCGGAAAATCAGGTTGCGGGAAAACCACCTTGATCGACATTATTGCCGGGCTGCAAAACACAGCCACCGGTATTATTACCATTGACGGGAAAAACCTTACCGAAGGTTTATTGCCTCAATGGAGAAATTCATTGGGCTACCTGCCGCAAGATTCGTTTTTCGTTGACGGGACAATCCGCGACAACCTTATATGGGATTCTAGCAAATGCCTGACTAATAGCCAGATTTACGACATCCTAAAACAAGTGAATGCCGACGGATTGGTACGACAACAAAGTTCAGGGCTTAATACCTCCATTGCAAATTATGCCTATCATTTTTCGGGTGGCGAAAGGCAACGGCTGGCATTGGCACGTGTGCTTATCCGTGAACCCAAATTATTGTTGCTCGATGAGGCAACATCAGCATTAGACCCGAAAACAGAAAAACAAATCATGGAACACCTAGTCAAATTGAAAAAACAAATAACCATTGTTTTTGTGACCCATCGTCATAACTTAAAGTATTATTTCGACAATGTTATTGATTTCGACAGCATTAATAAATCATTTTGCTGA
- a CDS encoding nucleotidyltransferase family protein, which translates to MTDLLHNRDYLHKRHRLSHAQIDRWLGEKRSNEFVQEKMKRMEHVRQFLLITDKLRQQNIPFVCIKGPLLSLRLYGDPTIRLSHDVDLLIDKKHLDAAVKTMQAEGFDFAHDFIWPKERHRQELFLQSIHHLEFFNRKTLFCVEIHWVLSSQLAIPMQKVRKIMNENITTIPFSGRDFTVLNKEFELLYLLIHGARHGWKRLKWLIDINEYTKQKLDIELLERLIRLMKAGRIVGQTNYLLEKYFNNHLPVPCKKHANRIMIKYADKSINSEQEFIDYTSNVEIIKDKAYQWFIFSTLSYKCTFFPGIFVRSVDVRSKNFSNKISYVLYRPYSFLKRRILNG; encoded by the coding sequence ATGACTGATCTTTTGCACAACAGGGACTACCTCCACAAACGGCACCGCTTAAGCCATGCACAAATCGACCGTTGGCTCGGCGAAAAGCGCAGCAATGAGTTTGTTCAGGAAAAAATGAAACGGATGGAACATGTCCGTCAATTTTTACTCATTACCGATAAACTAAGGCAACAGAACATTCCTTTCGTCTGCATAAAAGGACCTTTGCTTTCGCTCCGTTTATACGGTGACCCTACAATACGGCTATCCCATGATGTTGATTTGCTTATCGACAAAAAACATCTTGATGCAGCAGTAAAAACAATGCAAGCGGAAGGTTTTGATTTTGCCCACGATTTTATTTGGCCAAAAGAAAGGCACAGGCAGGAACTTTTCCTTCAGAGCATTCATCATCTGGAGTTTTTCAACCGCAAAACCCTTTTTTGTGTAGAGATACACTGGGTGCTTTCCAGCCAGCTTGCAATACCGATGCAAAAAGTCAGAAAAATTATGAATGAGAATATTACCACAATTCCCTTTTCCGGTCGTGATTTCACGGTATTGAACAAAGAGTTTGAACTTTTGTATTTGCTGATACACGGGGCACGGCATGGTTGGAAACGGCTAAAATGGTTAATAGACATTAATGAGTACACAAAGCAGAAATTAGATATTGAACTGCTGGAACGGTTAATCCGATTGATGAAAGCAGGACGGATAGTTGGTCAAACCAATTATTTGCTGGAAAAATATTTTAACAACCATTTGCCTGTCCCCTGTAAAAAACATGCTAACAGAATAATGATAAAATATGCCGATAAAAGCATAAACAGTGAACAGGAATTTATTGATTACACATCAAATGTTGAAATAATAAAAGATAAGGCGTATCAATGGTTCATTTTCTCAACATTATCTTACAAATGCACATTCTTTCCGGGCATTTTCGTAAGGTCTGTTGATGTGAGATCCAAGAATTTTTCAAACAAAATTTCGTATGTGTTGTACCGCCCGTACAGTTTTTTAAAGAGGAGGATCCTCAATGGCTGA
- a CDS encoding ATP-binding protein, with translation MKQLLKDIVTDQKKFLRGKKIIARNFPERYLQNEEVVIISGVRRCGKSVLLQQIREKMPQKDYFFNFDDDRLAAFNVGHFQQLYEVFVELYGEEDYFYFDEIQNIEGWEQFVRRLYNLGKKIFITGSNARMLSKELGTLLTGCYVAIELYPFSFTEYLRFCGKEKLTGNISGTVKRGEVQAAFDKYLAVGGFPMYLKSYDDMILKTLYDNILYKDVMVRNQLVNEREIKELVYFAVSNIGKPVTYTSLAKVVGVKNSTTVKNYLEYVGNTYLLFTLNKLDNSVKTQLRNPKKVYAIDNAMIHRLGFLFSGEEGCLLENLVYVELRRRGGELFYHNSGKAECDFVVRDGFCVTQAIQVCFLMETPAVREREIRGLLDAMETYGLSEGFIVTDASEEDVLVDNKKINILPAWKWLLTKIT, from the coding sequence ATGAAACAACTGTTGAAAGATATTGTTACAGATCAGAAGAAATTTCTAAGAGGGAAAAAAATTATTGCCCGCAATTTTCCCGAAAGATATTTGCAAAATGAAGAAGTTGTCATTATTTCAGGGGTGCGTCGTTGCGGGAAATCTGTTTTGTTACAGCAAATCCGTGAAAAGATGCCTCAAAAAGATTATTTTTTCAATTTCGACGACGATCGTCTTGCTGCGTTCAATGTAGGGCATTTCCAACAGTTATATGAAGTTTTTGTGGAACTCTACGGAGAAGAGGATTATTTTTATTTTGATGAAATACAGAATATCGAAGGATGGGAGCAGTTTGTCAGGCGGTTATACAACCTTGGAAAAAAGATTTTTATAACCGGGTCAAATGCGCGTATGCTGAGCAAAGAGTTGGGAACGCTCCTCACGGGTTGTTATGTGGCAATTGAACTTTATCCTTTCTCTTTCACCGAATATTTGCGGTTTTGCGGAAAAGAAAAACTGACCGGCAATATCTCCGGGACGGTGAAACGCGGGGAGGTACAGGCCGCTTTCGACAAATACCTTGCAGTTGGGGGCTTTCCCATGTACCTGAAATCTTACGACGATATGATCCTGAAAACTTTGTACGATAATATTTTGTACAAGGATGTAATGGTACGCAATCAACTTGTCAACGAGCGTGAAATAAAGGAATTGGTCTATTTTGCGGTCAGCAATATTGGCAAACCGGTCACATATACTTCCTTAGCAAAAGTAGTAGGCGTGAAAAATTCCACGACAGTTAAAAATTATTTGGAATATGTTGGAAATACTTATTTGTTGTTCACTTTAAACAAACTGGATAATTCTGTCAAAACACAACTACGCAACCCCAAAAAAGTGTATGCCATAGATAACGCCATGATCCACCGCCTTGGGTTTCTTTTTTCAGGAGAAGAAGGATGTTTGCTCGAAAATTTGGTTTATGTGGAGTTGCGCCGACGTGGTGGAGAACTTTTTTATCATAATTCGGGGAAAGCAGAATGTGATTTCGTTGTCCGTGATGGGTTTTGTGTAACTCAGGCAATCCAGGTTTGTTTTCTAATGGAGACGCCGGCTGTCCGAGAGCGTGAAATCCGTGGGTTGCTCGATGCTATGGAAACTTATGGCCTTTCCGAAGGTTTTATCGTGACAGATGCTTCCGAAGAGGACGTGTTGGTGGACAACAAAAAAATAAATATTTTGCCGGCATGGAAATGGCTGTTGACAAAAATAACATGA
- a CDS encoding PqqD family peptide modification chaperone, giving the protein MENLTTESIVQRKDDQLLVSQLGEDLVIMDMANGTYLSLNKTARIIWELVETPVKIEDIVRSLMSRFSIEEKTCTFETISFLSKIANQKALKIDGC; this is encoded by the coding sequence ATGGAAAATCTTACCACTGAAAGTATTGTTCAACGAAAAGACGACCAGTTGCTTGTTAGCCAGTTGGGCGAAGACTTGGTTATAATGGATATGGCAAACGGCACATACCTTAGCTTAAATAAAACAGCACGAATAATATGGGAATTGGTAGAAACCCCCGTAAAAATAGAAGATATTGTTCGAAGCCTCATGTCCAGGTTTAGCATTGAAGAAAAAACATGTACTTTTGAGACAATAAGTTTCCTTTCAAAAATAGCAAATCAGAAAGCGCTTAAAATTGACGGATGCTAG
- a CDS encoding lasso peptide biosynthesis B2 protein: MKLSEIPKYSISEYSLFAEAWLLLAASRSLIFFRPFRKLLPLLGVSVNQQFAEKAATEHVAVHVFLKQIQYSILRASRRSPWRTMCFEQALTARIMLSRRKIKSVIFFGVNIDNENSNKKMTAHAWLICSGFTVTGGKNNEIYTVVGRFLV; the protein is encoded by the coding sequence ATGAAGTTAAGCGAAATACCAAAATATTCAATCAGTGAATACAGTTTATTTGCCGAAGCGTGGTTATTGTTAGCAGCATCTCGCAGCCTGATCTTTTTTCGACCTTTCCGAAAACTTTTACCATTGCTTGGAGTGTCTGTAAATCAGCAATTTGCAGAGAAGGCAGCGACTGAACATGTAGCAGTACATGTGTTTTTAAAGCAAATTCAATATTCGATATTGCGAGCTTCCCGAAGAAGCCCATGGCGTACTATGTGTTTTGAGCAAGCCTTAACAGCACGAATAATGCTAAGCCGACGAAAAATAAAAAGTGTTATTTTCTTTGGTGTTAACATTGATAACGAAAATTCAAATAAAAAAATGACTGCTCACGCCTGGCTAATATGCTCGGGCTTTACGGTAACAGGAGGAAAAAACAACGAAATATATACAGTGGTTGGGCGGTTTCTGGTTTAA